gtattattttagtttagttaaaatttaattttaatttattatttttattttattaggtttaaatttaaattttgtgtgtgtttagtttaaatttaaatttaaatattttaactttaaaagaaatatcattttaaattttaaatatacaaaaaaaaagatttgagatataatatctaaaaagtaattattacatttattttattaaatttttatagacaataactaattaaaaaatgaattatGATGAAAACCTAGTCACACCGAGCGTTAGTTTGTTTATTTGGTGTAGCGCAGAAATTAGATAATtgtataaacaaaaaattatactaaTATAGTACTACAAAGTAATTATTTACTTAACAATTATAATGGATTTGGatcttatttataaattaaagtgCAAGGTGATAAAGTATAAGAATGAGGCTCTTTAATTTATCTACATGTTCTCAAATAATccataacaataattaattcttgGACCAGGAAAAAGTACCATGATACCAAAGCAGAAGCAGGCAACGACGTTGTTCTCCACGGAAATGGCGGCGAGAGCGGTGGTGCCGACGTGGCCCGCAAGGAGCTGAGTGACGGCGCCAAGAGAGTACTGGCAAAGGCTTCTTGGACTCAATGAAGAACTCTCTGATGAAATCTACCAGGCTCGTTATAGAAGGGATGTCACTAGATTCTGCTCTGAAAACTTCCGTGTCTCTCGCTGTGACTGGCAGTGTTCATCATCACGGTTTTTCTCCATCACCATGAATGATAATGAATTCTTGTTAATAATGATATAAACAAATTAACAGTATATGTAGCACGTGTGGCTATGTTGATGTATGTGCTAAGTGCTAtcattcttttttaaataatgtcATTTCATGGCATAATTAGCATATTTAAAGATTCTAAGATTATTCTTACATATATGCAACTTCCATTAGTAGTCTCAAATATTCAACTAGTGACTAATATATTAGATGTATGACAGTCAAAGTGAAAGAAGAAAGTGGAGGGAAGGAAAAGAATAGAAACAATTGTGCAAAAGAGCCTTTCCAACTACAGAAATGTTCCCAATTAATGGGGAATAATAATGAGTCCACGCCACCACTTCTGGTTCTTGAAATAACAAGTTTcttctttcatttcattttttataaacCGAATATTGAAAACTGTTTTGCATAATTATTATTCGTTTGCATCAAGCAAGGTTCTAAAAATTGAACCGATTATAAAATCGATAAAGTTCGAGCTTCGAAAGTATTTAATTTGTAGCACTTTCATGCTTCTTGATGATCATGCTTTAATTTGCAATCAAGTTCTCTTCTGAATCTTTAGACCCACCCCACTTCTTTATCCTATCTTCAGCAAGAGAGGCCTGTCATTTGCACACaagattaaaattaattaattaagtctctactgaaatatttttatgtattccATTGCTCAAGTATTTTTGCCTTCATCTTGCATGCATTTGCAAAATCATACACCCACATATATGCATATATACTACTCCAATTTGCAAAAAACAACGTTACCTCTTTATTCCAATTTGTCTTATAGACcataaaaaatagcacacaAGATTGTAAGATGGTCCCTGACATCATTCCAGACCAAATCCCCTAAAAACATCAAAACACATTAAgcatatatttaaaatttcacCACTAAACTAAATATAAACAGAAAGTTAATTAATCCATGATAGAGAGGAAATACTCACAATGACACCCAAGTCAAGTTTGAAACCTAAGAAAAGTCCAAGGGGAACACCAATTAAGTAGTAACAAGTAATGTTGACATAAGCAACAGTAGCTTGCCAGCCTGCCCCAACAGCCACACCTGAAAGAACTGGTTGCACGTTGTTGATTATAATGCACAATGCCAACATGGGTGTCAGCTCTATCACAAGCTCTTTCACATCTTCATCCGTTGTAAACAATGAAGGGTATTCTTTTCTGAAGATGACAAGAACCATGGAGAGCACGAAAGAAACCATAAGTGTAGTAATCACAGCAACAGCTATAGCAAATTTCGCCGTTCTTGGGTGACGAGCTCCCAATTCATTTGACACTCTCACACTGCACCAAAATTGGCTGACTTCATTTTTTTAATGGTaatatcatatcttttccatttatTTTTCAGAAATATCCCGGGTTCTTTTAAAGTATTGGTCAAAATTAAggtaatatttttctatatttttgtaatattttaaaaaatatatattttttttaaatgctgTTATAATTATGTAGCCATTATAGctatagtaaaaataattaccATAGCATACACTATTTTGATATATCAGAtaaatttcatatatatatgatttgtCAAAAAAATAGTAACATAATAGTATCTTATGTTTTTTTCTGATAGCATAATAGTATATATCTTAGTAGACAAAAGTGTTATTAATTTCATTTATGCATATTATTGTGTGCATGTGTGACCAATTAAATCCAAACCTTACTGCTGCATTCATTCCCAAGGTTAGCATGATCATCCATCCTAGTATGTTCATGctacaaatataattaaatgaTCAATATTAGACAAATGAAGTGTTTTAGTTAACTCAACATAAGCGAAACAAAGATATGTTTTCTAGCACTTGTTTGAATTATTGAAATGTGAGTGACCACTTACCAGATAGACATGGCATCCACCGAAACTTCAGCATTCTTGAGATAACCGGCAATAAGAATCAGGGCCATGAAATACCAAACTTCTAGGCTGCTCCAAGATTTTTAAGCAAAAAGAAACTATTAATATATGTCGAAACCTCGTAAAGAACAGTCATTTCTTTCATGAAACTGTCTCAAAAGTTTTAactgataataataataataataataataataattatatttgtgagtatttcaatttttaactattatgcATATATTGATATTGTTACTTTATAGCATCTCTTAtgcttcatttttttttaattttattttgaattttacaaaatattatataaatatttgtgatattatatatcattaaaattaatttgacaCTCAATGTAAAATTTgtcattttaatattttatctcaattcaatttaaattttatatttttaattattatatttaatgaaCTATATAAGTAACaacatttaattaatttttttaaataatatatatgatcTCTTTATATTGATACCAATCTTATTTTAAATGTTatacttaaaatttaaattaattcaattatcataaatataaaaaataatagcaaGTGGGAGACAATTTTAATAAGGCTGAGGCTATGAGATTTGTTAGTTTTAAATGTTCAACTCAATGTGTGTAAATAAGGATTATAcattctatttaattttttttttttttgaagaaagGGGGTCAACGACCCcaacagaaaaagaaaataacaaaagaaaagaaaaaataccaTCTAAAGAGTCCCTCTCAATCTGAGAGAACCTATACAATTAGAAGAAAGAGtattaaaaatgtaaaaaataaaatctttaatGATGTGGAGACCCAGTGGCATTGATTGCCCCTTCTTTGCTAGAATGTTCGCCACTGAATTTGTTTCGTGGAAAATGTGGTTCCAATGCACCTGCTGGATGCGACTTGATAACATTCGAATTTCTTCTACAAGCGATGCACAAGAGTGAAGGGCAGGGCATCCATGTTTAATGAAGTTGATAGCATCGAGAGAATTTGATTCCATGATAATATGGTTCCAGTTGTGAGTGATGGCTAGTTGGAGTCCTTTAATGACCCCCCATAATTCGGCATGCACAATAGAACAATTTCCAATAATACATGTGAACGCCTTTAGAAATCTGCCTAAATAATTTCGGACAACTCCACCACAAGCAGCATTGTTGTTGATGGAAAAGTAGGAACCATCAACATTAATCTTGATTATACTTTCAGGAGGGGGTACCAACGAACAAGACACCCTGTGGAGTTAGTGACTTGCTTTGGTATGATGAGGTTATGTAGGGCTCTTTTAATCTCAGAGCTCCTCACTTTAATGGACTCTGCCACGGCTGTTGGGTTAGTGATAATTTCTTCAAAGATAAATTTGTTGCGGAAGTACCATAGGGAGGAAATCGCAACTCCAAAGGTGCAAGGCCACTCATTTGTCTTGGAGAGGTTGTGAATGAGCCAATCGTGGCTACCAAGATTGTAAAACTCTTTCACTTGGTCTTTAGGTTGAAGAGATTGCCATACAAGAGAGGCAAAAGAGCAATCTCTTAGCACATGTAGACTTGTTTTCTCATTTATGTGACATCTTGGACACTGATCATTGTGTGTTAGGTGTCTTCGTTTCCTCTCTATGTGGGTCAAGATAGCATCATGCGCCACTAGCCAGATGAAGGATTTAATCTTTTCAGGTCCCTTCCAGCTCCATGCAAGCTTGAACACTCGATCATGTGACACCTGATCATTTTAAATGGCGTGGTAGGCTGTTTTTAAGATGAATGATCCATCCGAAGAGGGTGCCCAGACTATATAATCCTCCGATCTCCAAGGGGATGGTGGAACAAGGCTCATTATCTTGCTAATCACATCATCTGGCAGCCACTCTTTTAATCTGGTAACATCCCAACCACCTGAAATCGAAAAGACATCAGTTAGAGATATATTTAAATCGACTTCATTAATTACATGTAATGTCTGTTGGCTCAATCTTTCAATGTTTGGGACCCAGCTATGTGTCCAGAACTTAATTTGAGAGCCATCACCAACTCTCCACACCATATTCTTTTCAACATCTTCCCAAACTGAGCAGATCCCCTTCCAAAGGTTTAATTCACTGCGTCTTCTCTCAACTTGTGGAATAATGTCATTGCCACATTTGTATTTTGCTCTGAGAACTCTTGCCCATAAGGAATCTTTGCTTTCAATAAGCCCCCAACCAGCTTTCATCATATACGCGTGGTTTAGGTTCTTTGCATGCCGCAGTCCTAGACCTCCCGACTGTTTCGCTTTAGTTATGGTGTTCCAATTCAGCAAATGTACTTTTTTGAGTTGTCAGTCTCAccccaaataaaattcctacATTTACGGTCAATAGCATTACAAGTAGATATAAGTAAAATAGCAGATTGCATTGTATATGTAGGAATAGAAGATAGAGTTGATTTCACCAGAGTAGTTCTTCCTGCGAGGGAGAGGGAAGACGCTTTCCAATTGTTAAGCCTTGCATTTAACTTGCTTTCAATCTCTTTATATGTATTTTTGGTGACCCTAGAATGAATTATTAGAACACCTAAGTACTTTCCAAGATCCTCAGTTCTTGCGAATTGTAGCTTATCACTAATCTCAGTTCTAATATTGTGACCGACATTCTTGGAGAAGAAAATCCTTGTTTTATCCTTGCTAACATGCTATCCTGAACTAGCACAAAAAGCTTCCAAGACTCTGTGGATGACATCAGCCTGCTCTATATTCACTTCAGCAAATAGAATAAGATCGTCTGCAAAGCAAAGGTGTGAAAGCACAGGGCCGTCCTTGTTGAGCCTAATAGGCTTCCAGAAATTGTTGTCAACCACTGTTTGAATAAGGTGAGATAGCCTTTCTAGGCATAGAACAAAAATATATGGAGACATCGGATCCCCTTGGCGAATGCCTCTAGTGGGACGAAATTCATCTAGCGTCTCTCTATTCCAAAGCAATCTCATTTTGGTGGTTGAGATGCATGAACAGATCAGCTCAATGAGATGAGAGGAGAAGCCAATATCAATAAGAGTTTCTTTAATAAAAGTCCATTTGAGTTTGTCGTATGCCTTTTCCAGGTCAACTTTGATAGCCATCCAACCCTTGTTGCCCTTTTTACTTCTCATAAAATGTATGACTTCCTATGCAATAATGATATTATTGGAACTCTGTCTTCCGGGAACAAAACTGCATTGGTTTGCCTGAGCCGCATGGAGATGATCTTGGTTACCATCTTATAAGAGGCATTTCAAAGACTTATTAGGCGCATTTGTTTCAGATTGACAACTGGCTCCACTTTTGGGATAAGTGTAATTAGAGTCTCATTAATATCGTCCACCTGCTCAGGATGGCTAAAAATATTCTCAATTAAAAAATACAGATCAGCCCTAACTTTAATTTATCCCATTGACTCTAGTAAAAAATAGGgataagtacttttttcgtccCCAAGGTCTGAGGTCAAAATCAATTTCGTCCCTaatctttttttgttattaaaatcatcctcaacgttacaaaacgttataaaatcgtccttttctatttttttgaccaaattacccttaactattaataaaaataatattaaaaaaaataaaactccACCCCACCCACACCCAGCATCTCTTCGTCTCTCCCCTCACCCCAAACCCACCCCCAATTTTTCTTCCTCCTACTCTCTGACCTTCCACCCCAAATCTCATCCCAtcccatcatcatcatcatcagtttccatctttcatcttcttcttctcatattttctttcttcttcatcttcttcttcttctcattcacaacaacaaaataaataaaaaatttagcaacaacatcaatcacaaaataaatcaacaatcCAACATCAATAATCACAAAATTAGCAACAATCCATCATCAATCATGTATATGttcttcaaaaattaaaaaaagaaaaaagaaaaataagaagaacgAATAAcagagaaagaaaaggaagcCTTGACCACCTCCATCACACCACTACCttgatcctttttttttttctcactcTCCCTTTCCTCACCACCATCACCACTGCCACCATAGCCaaatcatcatcatgcaattaCTATAATTAGAAGTAATTACTAATTTACTATAATCAGAAGCAGTATcactaataataaattaacaacaacaattgtGAAGGGTGAATCAACAATGGTGAAGCAACAACAAAACCAAAAATAGAAGCAGAAGTAGAAGCAGAAGGCAGAAAAGCAGAAGCAACAACAGGGCTCAATGACGACGGGACCTCACTCCAGTGGCGATGACGGGACAGGGCTCGGTTTCTTCCTTGGGAGGCGCCGAACCCGCAGACAATCGCCACTGATGACGATGTGAGGAGCAGAGCCGCCGTCGGTGATTTCGCGGCGCGAAAGGGAGAACTCGAACAGCGAACAATGGAGGGTTGGGAGCTGGACGGCAGCGGCGGTGCCTCCATGCAAGCTTGCGACGACCGGTGGCTGCGGGTTGGACGCAGGGACGGCGACGGGTGCACCTCCGAGGCAGCCCAAACGACAGCATGAGGGGGTGAGGGGTTACGGTGAGGGGGTGAGGGAGTGGGGTGAGGGGGtgggattttatttttttaatattatttttattaatagttaagggtaatttggcccagaaaaatagaaaaggaCGACtttataacgttttgtaacgttgatgatgattttaataacaaaaaaagattAGGGATGAAATTGATTTTGACCCCAAACTTTGGGGACGAAAAAAATACTTATCCCTAAAAAATAGCATGTACACCATCAATACCAAGTGCTTTCAAACCCCCCATTTTAAAAATAGcctcttttattttcatatgaGTTACCCTGCCCCCTATTATATTTATATCATCATGGTTAAGAGTAGAAAAAGGGTTATTTATAATATATGGAACATCAGGATCATCATTGAATAAATCAATATAAAAAGCAGATGCCATTTGTTCTAAAGCAAGTTTATTAGATACCCAGTTACCGTCATAATCTTGGAGAGACTCAATTTTGTTCTTCCTTCTCCTTGCCATGGTGGATCCATGAAAGTATTTTGTGTTACGCTCCCTGCACTGAATCCACTTGACTCTTGACTTCTGAAATCACATAATTTCTTCTTGAGCCAGAATCTTTTCATACTCTCTCCAAAGGTTAGCTTGAAGCTCATGGAGATATGAAGAATTGTTAATCTGTAATTTATTTGAAATTCCTTGTAACCTGCCAAAATTTCTTGTAACCTGTACAAAATCTTACTCTTCTTTTAAGAATATTTTCAAACACATCAGTATTCCATTTTTTTAGGCTTGTCCTAAAAGCATTCAGACCGTTATTCCAAGAATCTTGTATCTTCCAGTTACTATTAACCATATGGGTGAAATCCAGATGTAATAGCCAAGCTGCTTGAAACCTGAAAGGGTGTCTTTGTTTGCTCTCTTGTCAATCATTTTCTAAGTGGAGACATAAAGGGGAGTGGTCCGATTTAAAGCTAGGCAAGTGTTTGATGTGAGCAGTAGGGAAGATGATTTGCCAATCAAGGTTGCTTAAACCACGGTTGAGTCTCTCAACCAAGTTTCCATGCTTCCAAGTAAACGGCCATCCCGAGTATCCCAAATCAAGAAGGCTACAATCAGATATGCAGGCTTGAAAATCAGGGCATGCTCCTCTGCTGTTGTTATTGGACCCACCGTGACGTTCATGATCATGTAACAGGACATTAAAGTCTCCACTAAGGCACCACGGCAAATTAATCTCATTGTGTATCAATCTAATATCTTCCCACAGGTAGTTCCTATTAATTCTCTAGGAATTACCGTAAATTGCTGTTAAAAGCCAGTACAGCGAGGACCCAGACTTAATTTTTATATGCACCATCTGAGAATTGTGAGCAAGAATATCAACTTTCTATTTGCTTCTATCCCATAGACACTAAATAACACCAAATTGACCTCTTGCTTCCTCAATACATTCTATTTAATTAAGAATGAACCACACTCCAATAAAACTATGCATATAGTATAAAATTAAACAGATTTtagatttcttttccactcatACATAGGTTGTGGAGAAATATACACTATACTGTAATAAAATATTAGtgttaaaaaaatgaaaaaagttacaaataaaatagtacaaaaaaaatgaacatatcttaaaattattttcactCAAATTATACACACATTATGAAGACATACACATTTGTAATTGAAAAGAagaatgttttaaaaaaattataaaatggcacaaaagagaaaaaaagaataaatgattcaaactaaaattaaattagtgTTGCTAAACACCgaaatgaaaacaaaagaatttgAATGAAGCAAGTGATAGttttatttcaatttcattGAATCTCACAAAATATCATACATCACATCAATATTTATATGATcatatattataaatagaaaaaaataataatttcacTTATTTTGATAATGCCACTTTTTTTTAGATGTATACAAAGatacaatacaaaaaaatcatatgaGAAGtgatattataaaaaataaaaatgaaattattattttttataaattattatttattgaaattaaatataaaatttgtcaCTTCAATATTTagtttcaattcaatttaaattttatataaaataataaaatttaattaattctcTTTTAACATGAAACCATCTTTTTATACTGTGactgattttattttattaatcatctTTAATGCAAagtaaaatatgaaaatattacgttttcttttatatattaaatttaaaatcccaaAAATGCTGTATTGGAGCTCTTAGAAACGGATGAGAACAATCAATATATGGGAAAATTCAATCCCAGCGCACAAATGTAAGATTATTAGATTACAATGACAATTGAATCAATAAAATTGTGTGTTTCATTTAAATGTTATCTGATGAAGTTGGCTTAAACAAATATTGATTACCAAAACTTTTCcctttctaataataataaaaagaataattatctaaatcaatttttaaaaattttaaaattagatgtTTTAggcttttaaattttaaaatacataaaataatttttaatatttatttttattaaataatgtaatttttttaatagtcaCTAATGGTGATCGTTGATGTGGTACGCTGACTCGCACATACAATTGTTAAGTATTTATATGTGCGATCTCGACAAATCAATCATTAGaatgaaatataaaatagtcgaaaaatttaaaaattctcaaaacagcctctaaaaaaataaaaaaatctgaaatagtttttcaaattatttatatataattatttcttaattaataaattttaatttctaaaatttttgttatattgatctcaaatttaattatttatatacaaaatatttttaaaataaattataaattaattttgagaaggcagtatatattttaaaaaaataataaataaattaatctattttattttttatcatgcaagatattaatttaatttaatttaatatataagtatCATATTCTATGATTATtctttaataataaaaaagagaatgaatcagcattatttaaaaaagatagGAAAATTCTCATTTaacataaatttttataaaaataattagaaatatttatgaaataattagaaatctttaaaaaataggaaaaatcttattcaacataaaatttttcataaaaataattagaaatatttGTACAAATATTTATGACTATCACACTTTGGAACTTACATGCAATTTAAATTAAGTTATCTATGAAGTCAAATTTATAAGTTTTGGTTAACCATAAGGTCAATGTAGtgatttacaaaattcaaatgtaaAATTCTTAATACTTTGCAACACTTAAAGAATAAATGTCTTAGTAAATCCAAGTGTTGTGTTTGTCATATTTCTTAAAAAGTTTTAAGATTCATTAGGTGTAATAATGTTGCACAAAATAGATTTACAATTGAAGTTGTTTGTGCTACTACAATTAGCAATTATgctaaaaaaatagatttttttcacttaagaatatttttttaagtttatttggTATCAATATCTTAAAAGTTTAGATCTATAAAATAATAGTTTTCAtaatacaataattttttagatttagttgttattattatagttTCTATATCATCTCGATATAAGTGTCAtatctaaataattaaataatagtaTTTCTTATGATATTTTAgtgttaataaataaatttatttgatagtatatattttattattttttatttattatatatttttaataatatttttttattctgatTAATACAAATATTATAAGATGTTGACTTTtgaaaatgattaaaaatatttgaaagaattgtttaaaattttaaaaaaatttcaaaacctATTTTGAGATTTTTAAATTGTTTGAAAATTGTTTTATACTTCACCCTAAATATTGATATGTCAAACTTGTACATATAGTCACTTAATAACTACTGGTATGTGAGTTAACGTTTTATATCAGGCAGTCATTGTTAgcgattaataaaaaaaattgtattatcTAAAGGAAAGTAAATAATaaagattattttatatattttggaatttaaaaaattaaaatattcaattttaaatttttttggctaatttcagtaactcttttaataataatttatgcaTATAAATGATAGAGCATCACTAGAATTAACTAGTTTTAGctattaattagtaattaatatttaaaaatataagataaaatatattattaaataataaaattaaaaaaattaaattaataattaaataatgatttattggttGACCATTTATCTTTTGTGCATATAATGAAAGGTGTAACGCACCAAAGCATGATAGCGGAGGCAAATGAGAGACGAAGAAAGGCCCAAAGATTCTGAAACGCTTGGAAGGAGAACCCACTCCAAGTCTTACCACAATACCCACACAATACATAACCAATCTTAACTATCACCATGAACCACCACGCCGCGTTGAGCACCGCCGCCGCACCCACCAGGCCCCACCCCAATTTCAACATTAGTACCCAGCTAAGCACAGCATGCGCTACCAATGCAACCGCCGCGGTCCATGCCATGATCATCATCTTGCTCTGAGCTTGCAAGAATTTCTGGATGGGGAAGTTCATGGAATAGGCAAACAGCTGCGGGATCATATACAACGCAAAATCCCCGGCCGCCTCGGCGATGGCGGTGGTTTCTCCTATTGCCTTTAGGATCTGCCGTGCGAATACGTATAGAAGGGATAGAAGAAGCGCGGTGGTGTTCAGAATTATCCATGATCTTTGCATGTACACACCTAACATCTCTGGTTTCCCTGCTCCAAAGGCTTGTCCGCACAGCGTTTCCAACGCGCTTCCCATGCCAATCTGCATTGCAAAATAACGCTTTATCctaaaaattatacttttattatactatttagtatttacttaagtataaaatattcaaaagatTTATCTCTACACCCAAAATCATGTTCATCCTTTTTATTaggaaaaataattattttgtactataaattttattaatgctgataaaaatatctattaaataaaaaaataacaatatatttatgacaaaaatattaaaatcttaatatttttattaaccttttaataaaatttttaaattattcctgctctttatctttatctttaatttcaattccacggctattttttcttttccaacTTTCTTGTTCTCCAACAAAGATGCTTCTTCTTTTCCATCCACCGTCGCACTTCCTCTCCTCCCACTCCTTCTCAagctcctcttcctcttctcgtTCTTTTCAATCGCCAAGTCAGAGCTTTtgtctccttctcctcctcctcctcctcctcctcctcctccaaaGCTTCATTGTGGAATAGTTGTCCTCTAAGatttttctcttcctcttctccttGTTAGTGTCATGGTGTGCGGATCTGACAGTGTTAGAGATTTAAGTTTGTTGTTAGTTTGATTTTTGAGAAGATTGAGTGGGCTTTGTCTGAAAGAGGTTGTCGTCGGAGAATAAGGAAGCGAGGGTGGTGCTTGCTTCCGGCGCGACGATAAAGAGCGAGGAGAAAATGCCGGCGGCAGGAAGAGGCAAAGGTAAGTTGGTTTGGGTTTAGAGTCATTGCATGAATTTGATAAGAATACACTGAGTTGAAAATTCGAGTTTggatgacaaaaaaaaaaaaaccctagaaTTAAGACGATGAGACAGAGCAGAAGAGCACAATGTCCACCTCAAATTCGGCTGGAAAAAACAGTGTTTTTGGTGGCAATTATCTATAATACAAACACAATAGCCAGTTGATGAGTTGTTTGTGTAAACACTGAATCCTTGAACATCTTTTGCAAGGTAGAGTGGTGAAGGCCATTTTTTCGGGTCCTCTCCT
The genomic region above belongs to Arachis stenosperma cultivar V10309 chromosome 5, arast.V10309.gnm1.PFL2, whole genome shotgun sequence and contains:
- the LOC130980592 gene encoding protein DETOXIFICATION 29-like translates to MENIGNGDQSHQPLLSPEDQMRPRNTVAFTTDSDDIAPITGPIDFLRQFSIEAKKLWYLAGPAIFTSLCQYSLGAITQLFAGHVSTIALAAVSIENSVIAGFCFGIMIGMGSALETLCGQAFGAGKPEMLGVYMQRSWIILNTTALLLSLLYVFARQILKAIGETTAIAEAAGDFALYMIPQLFAYSMNFPIQKFLQAQSKMMIMAWTAAVALVAHAVLSWVLMLKLGWGLVGAAAVLNAAWWFMVIVKIGYVLCGYCGKTWSGFSFQAFQNLWAFLRLSFASAIMLCLEVWYFMALILIAGYLKNAEVSVDAMSICMNILGWMIMLTLGMNAAVSVRVSNELGARHPRTAKFAIAVAVITTLMVSFVLSMVLVIFRKEYPSLFTTDEDVKELVIELTPMLALCIIINNVQPVLSGVAVGAGWQATVAYVNITCYYLIGVPLGLFLGFKLDLGVIGIWSGMMSGTILQSCVLFFMVYKTNWNKEASLAEDRIKKWGGSKDSEENLIAN